A single genomic interval of Malania oleifera isolate guangnan ecotype guangnan chromosome 11, ASM2987363v1, whole genome shotgun sequence harbors:
- the LOC131143509 gene encoding PHD finger protein ALFIN-LIKE 1-like translates to MEMASSPRTVEEIFKDYSGRRAGLVRALTYDVDDFYGLCDPDKENLCLYGHPNETWEVTLPAEEVPPELPEPALGINFARDGMNRRDWLSLVAVHSDSWLLSVAFYLGARLNRNERKRLFSLINDLPTVFEVVTERKPVKDKPTMDSGSKSRASTKRSSDGQVKGNPRLADESYEEDEDEHSETLCGSCGGNYNADEFWIGCDICEKWFHGKCVKITPAKAESIKQYKCPSCSLKRGRQP, encoded by the exons ATGGAAATGGCTTCCAGTCCTCGAACTGTAGAAGAGATCTTCAAGGATTACAGCGGTAGACGAGCTGGCCTTGTTCGTGCCTTAACCTATG ATGTTGATGATTTTTATGGCCTCTGTGATCCAG ATAAGGAGAACCTGTGTCTGTATGGACACCCAAATGAAACTTGGGAAGTTACTCTTCCGGCAGAGGAAGTTCCACCAGAACTTCCTGAACCTGCACTTGGGATTAATTTTGCAAGGGATGGTATGAACCGTAGGGACTGGCTGTCTCTGGTTGCTGTGCACAGTGATTCATGGTTGCTTTCTGTTGCTTTTTATCTTGGTGCTCGCCTTAACCGCAATGAAAG AAAGCGTCTGTTTAGCTTGATCAACGATCTGCCCACTGTCTTTGAGGTTGTCACAGAAAGGAAGCCTGTGAAAGACAAGCCCACCATGGATAGTGGAAGTAAATCCCGTGCTAGTACAAAG AGATCAAGTGATGGACAAGTTAAAGGCAACCCGAGACTTGCAGATGAAAGTTACGAGGAAGATGAAGATGAACATAGTGAAACCCTTTGTGGAAGCTGCGGTGGAAACTACAACGCTGATGAGTTTTGGATTGGTTGCGACATTTGTGAGAAGTGGTTCCATGGAAAGTGTGTGAAGATTACCCCAGCAAAGGCTGAGAGTATTAAGCAGTACAAATGCCCATCTTGCAGCTTGAAGAGGGGTAGACAGCCGTAG